Proteins encoded by one window of Enterococcus faecalis:
- the tsaE gene encoding tRNA (adenosine(37)-N6)-threonylcarbamoyltransferase complex ATPase subunit type 1 TsaE gives MGGKKMNIVLNNPLETEAIAKIIGQKAQAGDVIVLTGDLGAGKTTMTKGIALGLGISQMIKSPTYTIIREYPQGRLPLYHMDVYRVEEGADELGLDEYFEGDGLSVVEWGSLIEEELPEDYLEIILNKDSQEADKRVLEFRGTGPLAEERIAEILKTWEAREYV, from the coding sequence ATGGGAGGCAAAAAAATGAATATTGTCCTGAACAATCCATTGGAAACAGAAGCAATTGCTAAAATCATTGGACAAAAGGCACAAGCTGGTGATGTAATTGTCCTGACTGGTGATTTAGGGGCCGGTAAGACGACAATGACGAAAGGGATTGCTTTAGGATTAGGCATTTCCCAAATGATTAAAAGTCCCACCTATACGATTATCCGAGAATATCCACAAGGACGACTTCCGTTATACCATATGGATGTCTATCGTGTTGAAGAGGGTGCGGATGAATTAGGGTTAGATGAGTATTTTGAAGGAGATGGGCTATCCGTTGTAGAATGGGGCAGCTTGATTGAAGAAGAATTGCCAGAAGATTATTTAGAAATTATTTTAAATAAAGATTCTCAAGAAGCTGACAAGAGAGTTCTTGAATTCCGCGGAACTGGTCCATTGGCAGAAGAAAGAATAGCAGAGATTCTGAAAACGTGGGAGGCTCGCGAATATGTCTGA
- a CDS encoding GNAT family N-acetyltransferase produces MSEQTFSIREAVPTDADQLLSVMSKIGSETPYLVMDERGMAMSTTELAENLATLYESPNNVLLVALAGEAIIGTASVSASSKKRMEHIGEIGISILKQYWGYGLGSILMEELIRWAHESHVIRRLELTVQDRNQRAIHVYKKLGFETEAIMPRGAKTDQGEFLDVHLMRLLID; encoded by the coding sequence ATGTCTGAACAAACATTTTCTATTCGAGAAGCAGTGCCTACTGATGCGGATCAATTACTATCTGTGATGTCAAAAATTGGGAGTGAAACGCCCTATTTGGTAATGGATGAGCGAGGAATGGCCATGTCGACAACAGAATTGGCTGAAAATCTAGCAACACTCTATGAATCGCCAAATAATGTTTTATTGGTGGCATTAGCGGGAGAAGCGATCATTGGGACCGCATCTGTGTCTGCTTCTTCTAAAAAGCGGATGGAGCATATTGGTGAAATCGGCATTAGTATTTTAAAACAGTACTGGGGCTATGGACTGGGCAGTATCCTGATGGAAGAACTTATTCGCTGGGCGCATGAAAGTCATGTTATTCGTCGCTTGGAATTAACGGTACAGGATCGTAATCAACGAGCGATTCATGTCTATAAAAAATTAGGGTTTGAAACAGAGGCAATTATGCCTCGGGGCGCCAAAACAGACCAAGGTGAATTTTTAGATGTTCATTTAATGCGTTTGCTGATTGATTAA
- the pta gene encoding phosphate acetyltransferase, with protein MELFDSLKFKVVRRNIKIVFPEATDPRILGAAARLKSDELVEPILIGDPTDIANAAMARGINTSNFIIINPNDYEKWDEMVEAFVERRNGKATKEDAEKILKDVNYFGTMLTYMGIADGMVSGAIHSTGDTVRPALQIIKTKPGVSRTSGAFLMIRGRDQERYLFSDCAINVNPTAQELAEIAVDSAKTAELFDIEPKVSLLSFSTKGSAKAPEVTKVAEATKIAQELAPEYAIDGELQFDASYVSSVAQLKAPNSKVAGEATVFVFPDLQSGNIGYKIAQRLGNFEAIGPILQGLNKPVSDLSRGANEEDVYKLSIITAAQTLMND; from the coding sequence GTGGAATTATTCGATAGCTTAAAATTTAAAGTCGTACGCCGTAATATCAAAATTGTTTTCCCTGAAGCAACAGATCCTAGAATATTAGGTGCTGCTGCCCGCTTAAAATCTGATGAATTAGTAGAACCAATCTTAATTGGTGATCCAACAGATATCGCAAATGCTGCTATGGCTCGTGGAATCAACACATCAAACTTTATTATTATCAACCCCAATGATTATGAAAAATGGGATGAAATGGTCGAAGCATTTGTTGAACGCCGTAATGGAAAAGCTACTAAAGAAGATGCTGAAAAAATCTTAAAAGATGTCAACTATTTCGGTACTATGTTAACTTACATGGGTATTGCTGATGGTATGGTTAGTGGTGCTATCCACTCAACAGGTGATACAGTTCGTCCTGCGTTACAAATTATTAAAACAAAACCAGGCGTGAGCCGTACAAGTGGTGCTTTCTTAATGATTCGTGGTCGTGACCAAGAAAGATATTTATTCTCAGACTGCGCGATTAACGTGAACCCAACTGCACAAGAATTAGCTGAAATTGCTGTTGATAGTGCCAAAACAGCTGAATTATTTGACATTGAACCTAAAGTTTCATTGTTAAGTTTTTCAACAAAAGGTTCTGCAAAAGCACCAGAAGTAACAAAAGTTGCTGAGGCTACAAAAATTGCGCAAGAATTAGCACCTGAATATGCGATTGATGGTGAATTACAATTTGATGCTTCTTATGTATCTTCTGTCGCACAATTAAAAGCGCCCAACTCAAAAGTTGCTGGAGAAGCAACAGTCTTTGTATTCCCAGATTTACAATCAGGAAACATTGGCTACAAAATTGCTCAACGTTTAGGTAACTTTGAAGCAATTGGCCCAATCTTACAAGGATTGAACAAACCAGTTTCTGATTTATCACGTGGTGCAAACGAAGAAGATGTTTATAAATTATCAATCATTACAGCTGCTCAAACATTAATGAACGACTAA
- the bopD gene encoding LacI family transcriptional regulator BopD has protein sequence MAITVKDVAKKAGVATSTVSRVINDHPSISESTKKKVRKVMDDLGYVPNMTARNLGKRISSAIGVILPPLDSKERLGNPFYLEIMEAINEEARLYDMTTAIATAKSFDVLLENVKRMHLQKQVDGFILVYSDSKDPVIDYLYENNIPFTLIGQPYQHETEIVYVDNDNQLLGKQATEFLIENGHKNILFVTNTTHESLYFERYFGYQKAMMMQGLTVLPSVALEKPEDYMAFDDILHQNNATALVVIDDIFALRTMQLAQIYGYQVPETLSIISFNNSIFSTLTHSYLTSIDIDTSELGRMAMKKLYELIHEELTNGVRLVIPHKLIKRETVIPVH, from the coding sequence ATGGCAATTACAGTAAAAGATGTCGCTAAGAAAGCGGGGGTTGCAACTTCAACCGTTTCGCGTGTCATTAACGATCATCCAAGTATTTCTGAATCGACAAAAAAGAAAGTGCGAAAAGTCATGGATGACTTAGGCTATGTGCCAAATATGACGGCACGGAATTTGGGTAAACGAATTTCAAGTGCCATTGGCGTAATTTTACCTCCTTTAGATTCGAAAGAACGGTTAGGGAATCCATTTTATTTAGAAATTATGGAAGCCATCAACGAGGAAGCCCGTCTTTATGATATGACTACTGCTATTGCAACTGCCAAAAGCTTTGATGTACTATTGGAAAACGTTAAAAGAATGCATCTTCAAAAGCAAGTGGACGGTTTTATTCTTGTGTATTCAGATAGTAAGGACCCCGTCATTGATTACTTATATGAAAACAACATTCCCTTTACTTTAATTGGTCAACCTTACCAACATGAAACGGAAATAGTTTACGTGGATAATGATAATCAATTATTAGGGAAACAAGCGACGGAATTTTTAATTGAAAACGGCCATAAAAATATTTTATTTGTGACCAATACAACGCATGAAAGTTTGTACTTTGAACGTTACTTTGGTTATCAAAAAGCAATGATGATGCAAGGATTAACTGTTTTACCAAGCGTTGCGTTAGAAAAACCTGAAGATTACATGGCTTTTGATGACATTCTTCATCAAAATAATGCCACGGCGTTGGTGGTGATTGATGATATCTTTGCTTTGCGGACGATGCAACTTGCGCAAATCTATGGTTATCAAGTTCCTGAAACGTTATCCATTATTAGTTTTAACAACTCAATCTTTTCAACATTGACACATTCTTATCTAACAAGCATTGACATCGACACGTCAGAATTAGGTCGAATGGCGATGAAAAAATTATATGAATTAATCCACGAAGAATTGACAAATGGTGTCCGTCTCGTTATTCCTCACAAATTAATTAAGCGTGAAACAGTTATTCCTGTTCATTAA